A region of Solibacillus isronensis DNA encodes the following proteins:
- a CDS encoding manganese catalase family protein, which yields MFQRVNRLLIDLPQVEYGDANAASAVQELLGGKFGEMSTLNNYMYQSFNFRGKKKLKPFYDLVASITAEEFGHVELVATTINLLSKDTTFSGNPNLGPMMNAKNMRNTQSFIASAQTALPVDSMGKPWNGEYVFSSGNLVLDLLHNFFLECGARTHKMRVYEMTDHPTAREMIGYLLVRGGTHVVAYAKALEMATGVDVTRMLPIPSLDNHVFDHARKYEERGYGNVLFTWNYVGDYQDINKIWKGPHPLTNAPLIVEEGTPKGAKMPDLDELPEEFAPGIGPEEFQMIAKRLMFNM from the coding sequence GATTACTTATAGATTTACCACAGGTTGAATATGGAGACGCAAACGCTGCAAGTGCAGTACAAGAATTATTAGGCGGGAAATTTGGCGAAATGTCCACTTTGAATAACTATATGTATCAGTCATTCAATTTCCGCGGGAAAAAGAAATTAAAGCCTTTTTATGATTTAGTTGCGAGTATTACAGCAGAAGAGTTTGGGCATGTGGAACTTGTAGCGACTACAATCAATTTACTCAGCAAAGATACGACGTTTTCCGGGAACCCAAATCTGGGACCGATGATGAACGCCAAAAATATGCGTAATACGCAGAGCTTTATCGCTTCTGCGCAGACAGCTTTACCTGTAGATTCGATGGGGAAACCTTGGAATGGGGAATACGTATTTTCCAGCGGGAATCTAGTGCTCGACTTGCTGCATAATTTCTTCTTGGAATGCGGAGCGCGGACACATAAAATGCGTGTTTATGAAATGACGGATCATCCGACAGCCCGTGAAATGATTGGCTATTTACTAGTGCGCGGCGGAACACATGTTGTTGCCTATGCAAAAGCGCTGGAAATGGCGACGGGTGTGGATGTAACACGGATGCTTCCGATTCCTAGCCTTGACAATCATGTATTTGACCACGCAAGAAAATATGAAGAGCGTGGCTATGGAAATGTATTATTTACATGGAATTACGTAGGGGATTATCAGGATATAAATAAAATCTGGAAAGGGCCGCATCCGTTAACGAATGCCCCGCTTATTGTGGAAGAGGGCACGCCAAAAGGTGCTAAGATGCCGGATCTGGATGAATTGCCGGAAGAGTTTGCACCGGGAATCGGTCCGGAAGAGTTCCAGATGATCGCAAAACGTCTCATGTTCAATATGTAA